A region of Haliotis asinina isolate JCU_RB_2024 chromosome 7, JCU_Hal_asi_v2, whole genome shotgun sequence DNA encodes the following proteins:
- the LOC137291686 gene encoding uncharacterized protein isoform X2, which yields MMQSSSFVMSECGSNVPNLYLLEDSDEEEEEECSEKGDCGSDDGELIARGFTRDTRPAFSVPSVVKSGSKLFLHRELSQVTEPGDDLTIDSTAPRECFTTDLQEDCAPVYRPPLKGDHNIRQGSRKELEEFVRKEVYRASPNTGLLVNEKLNPVNIGSEWCYREKEEYRILDGIQHDSVCLCEDHKSHHKFVRKRRKRVKFEGQKKSVLVPLLHHDSPYIMDIYGLIVFNEEVHVFMEYCEGGHLEHNAPYSVCETVQVLRQLLQSLSYIHSRGIVHGDIKPENICFRIQSDFTSLCLIDFEFVRTQESPPLFKGYTSQFLPPWWRAIKKEERFSPLLVTMDLWAVVCVAICLLTSKRPWSNQVKDFKKQCQECPAKSCNCSNVLRQIMNHISSFGRNILKLHDTDFPVKTKEGKLLRKTLTFLTEQHQGEKECSRAEQAYKILSGEDAEMQIEIEIKSKDRLLYKTVVEPGTSVGQVLQKQEVQQKLNDKLKKKKWTLAQPPSDHTINSRCIITVRKEDSGSIKKWMEKLHLR from the exons ATGATGCAGAGTTCATCTTTTGTGATGTCTGAGTGTGGTTCGAATGTTCCTAATTTATACCTTTTGGAGGATTCAGACgaagaggaagaagaggaaTGTTCTGAGAAAGGTGACTGTGGCAGTGATGATGGAGAACTGATAGCACGTGGATTTACCAGAGACACCAGACCTGCGTTCTCTGTCCCTAGTGTTGTCAAGAGTGGCTCGAAATTATTCTTACATCGTGAGTTATCACAGGTTACAGAACCTGGAGATGACTTAACCATAGATTCTACTGCCCCAAGAGAGTGCTTTACCACAGACTTACAGGAGGATTGTGCCCCAGTATATCGGCCTCCTCTGAAAGGTGATCATAATATCAGGCAGGGAAGCAGGAAAGAATTAGAAGAGTTTGTCAGAAAAGAAGTGTACAGAGCTAGCCCAAACACAGGGCTACTAGTTAATGAA aaaCTCAATCCAGTGAATATTGGTAGTGAGTGGTGTTACAGGGAGAAAGAAGAGTACAGGATACTTGATGGAATACAACATGATAGTGTTTGTTTATGTGAAGACCACAAGTCTCACCACAAGTTTGTACGGAAACGG CGGAAACGTGTCAAGTTTGAAGGTCAGAAGAAGTCTGTATTGGTTCCCTTACTGCACCATGACAGTCCGTATATAATGGATATATATGGACTTATTGTCTTCAATGAGGAAGTTCATGTGTTCATGGAATATTGTGAAG GAGGGCATTTGGAACACAACGCACCTTATTCTGTCTGTGAAACTGTTCAGGTTCTTCGGCAACTTCTGCAGAGTCTGTCTTACATTCATTCCAGGGGAATAGTTCATGGTGATATTAAAC CCGAAAATATCTGCTTCCGAATTCAGTCGGATTTTACATCTCTTTGCCTGATTGACTTTGAGTTTGTCAGAACTCAGGAATCTCCACCACTGTTTAAAG GTTACACATCTCAGTTTTTACCTCCTTGGTGGAGAGCCATAAAAAAAGAAGAGCGTTTCTCTCCCTTGTTGGTAACTATGGACTTATGGGCAGTGGTTTGTGTGGCCATTTGCCTGCTGACCAGCAAGAGGCCCTGGTCAAACCAAGTGAAAGACTTTAAGAAACAGTGTCAAGAATGTCCTGCCAAGAGCTGTAATTGCAGCAATGTCTTGAGGCAAATTAtgaatcat atCAGTTCTTTTGGTCGCAACATTCTTAAGCTTCATGACACAGATTTTCCTGTCAAAACTAAAGAAGGGAAATTACTCAGGAAGACTTTGACATTCCTGACAGAACAGCATCAAGGTGAAAAGGAGTGCTCCAGAGCAGAGCAGGCCTACAAGATACTCAGTG GGGAGGATGCGGAGATGCAGATTGAGATTGAGATTAAGTCTAAAGACAGGCTGCTGTATAAAACAGTTGTGGAACCAGGTACATCTGTTGGACAGGTGCTTCAGAAACAGGAAGTACAACAAAAG TTGAATGAtaaactgaagaagaagaaatggACTCTAGCTCAGCCTCCAAGTGACCACACAATCAACAGTAGATGCATCATCACAGTACGAAAGGAGGATTCAGGCAGCATCAAGAAGTGGATGGAGAAACTGCACTTGCGATGA
- the LOC137291686 gene encoding uncharacterized protein isoform X1, whose product MEQMEIKPNEDENSVSASVKDKSTFQPGPDINQNCISNTCKSIANFQRSQNSHMSQLSEHNDRPINSGGGDPIPSDRQGESVSANCIDSSEISQRSQCQGVEQERLTAVSGTLTNTCLPCSEMMQSSSFVMSECGSNVPNLYLLEDSDEEEEEECSEKGDCGSDDGELIARGFTRDTRPAFSVPSVVKSGSKLFLHRELSQVTEPGDDLTIDSTAPRECFTTDLQEDCAPVYRPPLKGDHNIRQGSRKELEEFVRKEVYRASPNTGLLVNEKLNPVNIGSEWCYREKEEYRILDGIQHDSVCLCEDHKSHHKFVRKRRKRVKFEGQKKSVLVPLLHHDSPYIMDIYGLIVFNEEVHVFMEYCEGGHLEHNAPYSVCETVQVLRQLLQSLSYIHSRGIVHGDIKPENICFRIQSDFTSLCLIDFEFVRTQESPPLFKGYTSQFLPPWWRAIKKEERFSPLLVTMDLWAVVCVAICLLTSKRPWSNQVKDFKKQCQECPAKSCNCSNVLRQIMNHISSFGRNILKLHDTDFPVKTKEGKLLRKTLTFLTEQHQGEKECSRAEQAYKILSGEDAEMQIEIEIKSKDRLLYKTVVEPGTSVGQVLQKQEVQQKLNDKLKKKKWTLAQPPSDHTINSRCIITVRKEDSGSIKKWMEKLHLR is encoded by the exons ATGGAACAGATGGAGATAAAACCAAATGAAGATGAGAATTCAGTGTCTGCTTCAGTGAAGGACAAGAGTACATTTCAGCCAGGCCCAGATATCAATCAGAACTGCATATCAAATACTTGCAAGAGTATTGCAAACTTCCAGAGATCGCAAAATAGTCACATGTCCCAATTATCAGAACATAATGATAGACCAATCAATTCTGGTGGAGGTGATCCCATCCCTTCAGATCGGCAAGGTGAATCTGTAAGTGCAAACTGTATAGACTCGTCTGAGATAAGTCAAAGATCGCAGTGTCAAGGAGTTGAACAGGAAAGATTGACAGCTGTATCAGGAACACTCACAAATACTTGTCTTCCTTGCAGTGAAATGATGCAGAGTTCATCTTTTGTGATGTCTGAGTGTGGTTCGAATGTTCCTAATTTATACCTTTTGGAGGATTCAGACgaagaggaagaagaggaaTGTTCTGAGAAAGGTGACTGTGGCAGTGATGATGGAGAACTGATAGCACGTGGATTTACCAGAGACACCAGACCTGCGTTCTCTGTCCCTAGTGTTGTCAAGAGTGGCTCGAAATTATTCTTACATCGTGAGTTATCACAGGTTACAGAACCTGGAGATGACTTAACCATAGATTCTACTGCCCCAAGAGAGTGCTTTACCACAGACTTACAGGAGGATTGTGCCCCAGTATATCGGCCTCCTCTGAAAGGTGATCATAATATCAGGCAGGGAAGCAGGAAAGAATTAGAAGAGTTTGTCAGAAAAGAAGTGTACAGAGCTAGCCCAAACACAGGGCTACTAGTTAATGAA aaaCTCAATCCAGTGAATATTGGTAGTGAGTGGTGTTACAGGGAGAAAGAAGAGTACAGGATACTTGATGGAATACAACATGATAGTGTTTGTTTATGTGAAGACCACAAGTCTCACCACAAGTTTGTACGGAAACGG CGGAAACGTGTCAAGTTTGAAGGTCAGAAGAAGTCTGTATTGGTTCCCTTACTGCACCATGACAGTCCGTATATAATGGATATATATGGACTTATTGTCTTCAATGAGGAAGTTCATGTGTTCATGGAATATTGTGAAG GAGGGCATTTGGAACACAACGCACCTTATTCTGTCTGTGAAACTGTTCAGGTTCTTCGGCAACTTCTGCAGAGTCTGTCTTACATTCATTCCAGGGGAATAGTTCATGGTGATATTAAAC CCGAAAATATCTGCTTCCGAATTCAGTCGGATTTTACATCTCTTTGCCTGATTGACTTTGAGTTTGTCAGAACTCAGGAATCTCCACCACTGTTTAAAG GTTACACATCTCAGTTTTTACCTCCTTGGTGGAGAGCCATAAAAAAAGAAGAGCGTTTCTCTCCCTTGTTGGTAACTATGGACTTATGGGCAGTGGTTTGTGTGGCCATTTGCCTGCTGACCAGCAAGAGGCCCTGGTCAAACCAAGTGAAAGACTTTAAGAAACAGTGTCAAGAATGTCCTGCCAAGAGCTGTAATTGCAGCAATGTCTTGAGGCAAATTAtgaatcat atCAGTTCTTTTGGTCGCAACATTCTTAAGCTTCATGACACAGATTTTCCTGTCAAAACTAAAGAAGGGAAATTACTCAGGAAGACTTTGACATTCCTGACAGAACAGCATCAAGGTGAAAAGGAGTGCTCCAGAGCAGAGCAGGCCTACAAGATACTCAGTG GGGAGGATGCGGAGATGCAGATTGAGATTGAGATTAAGTCTAAAGACAGGCTGCTGTATAAAACAGTTGTGGAACCAGGTACATCTGTTGGACAGGTGCTTCAGAAACAGGAAGTACAACAAAAG TTGAATGAtaaactgaagaagaagaaatggACTCTAGCTCAGCCTCCAAGTGACCACACAATCAACAGTAGATGCATCATCACAGTACGAAAGGAGGATTCAGGCAGCATCAAGAAGTGGATGGAGAAACTGCACTTGCGATGA